One region of Flavobacterium sp. GSB-24 genomic DNA includes:
- a CDS encoding tetratricopeptide repeat protein, which translates to MKKTFILIVLLKTCQFFGQNDQKTTFQKNKYELALSYYKKADFAKAIDLFSLAAKIKPDNEIAEEAIKKVDTLRDVLRKNILDHAIGTWKKTGSHPVWATTSAGADNQTDFDEFLEINENEILFFEIDRKTKQKKILKTENLVYNDQKNTVSLYSEIILSDGTIWNCSINEKSNVLHVINVAVKTEEGIEKIDEDNLESYYVKI; encoded by the coding sequence ATGAAAAAGACCTTTATTCTAATTGTTTTGTTGAAGACTTGTCAGTTTTTCGGGCAGAATGATCAAAAAACCACATTTCAAAAGAATAAATACGAATTAGCCCTTTCGTATTATAAAAAAGCTGATTTTGCAAAAGCTATTGATTTATTTTCTTTAGCCGCAAAAATTAAACCTGACAATGAAATAGCGGAAGAAGCTATTAAAAAAGTGGACACCTTACGTGATGTTTTAAGAAAAAATATCTTAGACCATGCAATAGGAACTTGGAAGAAAACTGGAAGTCATCCAGTTTGGGCAACTACATCTGCTGGTGCCGATAATCAGACTGATTTTGATGAATTTCTTGAAATTAATGAAAATGAAATTTTGTTTTTCGAAATTGATAGAAAAACCAAACAAAAGAAAATTCTAAAAACTGAGAATTTAGTTTATAATGATCAGAAGAATACCGTATCATTATATTCAGAAATCATACTTTCAGACGGAACGATTTGGAATTGCAGTATTAACGAAAAATCAAATGTATTGCATGTAATCAACGTAGCTGTTAAAACAGAAGAAGGTATCGAAAAAATAGATGAGGATAACTTGGAAAGTTACTACGTTAAGATATAA